From a region of the Sporosarcina ureilytica genome:
- the ltrA gene encoding group II intron reverse transcriptase/maturase translates to MQYHFDSLYAKSADGQNFYGLLDLMQSDENIRLAYRNIKRNTGSRTAGYDELTIEDISQLCVVEVVSTIQRMFERYTPKAVRRVFIPKANGKTRPLGIPTIWDRLFQQCILQVLEPICEAKFYKHSYGFRPNRSTHHAKARFETLINRACLYHCVDVDIKGFFDNVNHAKLLKQMWSLGIRDKALLSIISRLLKAEIIGEGFPTKGTPQGGILSPLLSNIVLNELDWWVSNQWEILETRKPYKSYAGRYNALKKSNLKHCYIVRYADDFKILCRTRSQAIKMHYAVKDFLRKRLHLEISEEKSKVVNLKKNSSEFLGFRLKAHRKQTNKRTLYVARSHMTKKSLDNAQIKLKQAIKVIQKHQSPENVWRLNTVIMGIQNYYSAASHITLDLNKLSGRLNKALFNRLNEMRKEASFQELTKTLQKRYKGYECKLYKIKGMVLVPIHAQRCKVNLNFSQSICNYTTVGRNKIHQSLRAINKQVFDYVIKQYIPNRSIEYNDNRISRFIAQYGKCAITGIELGRDDWHCHHKTPFHLTQDDSYGNLMIIHQPVHRLIHMRNPEKIHLLLNVLKLDEKQIKKVNELREQCLNDAI, encoded by the coding sequence ATGCAATATCATTTTGATTCTTTATATGCTAAAAGTGCTGATGGTCAAAATTTTTATGGATTACTTGATTTAATGCAATCTGATGAAAACATTCGATTAGCTTATCGTAATATTAAACGAAATACCGGCAGTAGAACTGCTGGATATGATGAATTAACGATTGAAGATATAAGTCAATTGTGCGTAGTGGAAGTTGTATCAACGATACAACGAATGTTTGAACGCTATACACCCAAAGCCGTTCGGCGGGTTTTTATCCCGAAGGCAAATGGGAAAACACGTCCATTAGGGATTCCGACCATTTGGGATAGATTATTCCAACAGTGTATTCTTCAAGTGCTTGAGCCAATCTGTGAAGCAAAGTTTTACAAACATAGCTATGGTTTTAGACCGAATCGCAGTACGCATCATGCAAAAGCTAGGTTCGAGACGCTCATTAATCGGGCGTGTTTATATCACTGTGTAGACGTCGATATTAAAGGATTCTTTGACAATGTAAATCATGCCAAATTATTAAAACAAATGTGGTCGCTGGGTATTCGTGATAAAGCACTACTCTCTATTATCTCGCGTCTTCTAAAAGCTGAAATTATAGGGGAAGGATTCCCAACTAAAGGCACGCCTCAAGGGGGCATATTATCGCCCCTGTTATCTAACATTGTATTAAATGAACTAGATTGGTGGGTTAGCAATCAATGGGAAATCCTTGAAACAAGAAAGCCATATAAATCGTATGCTGGCAGATACAATGCATTGAAAAAATCGAACTTGAAACACTGCTATATAGTAAGATACGCGGATGATTTTAAAATTCTTTGTCGCACTCGCTCGCAAGCGATAAAAATGCATTATGCAGTGAAAGATTTTCTTCGAAAAAGACTCCATCTTGAAATTAGTGAGGAAAAATCGAAAGTGGTCAACTTAAAGAAAAACTCATCAGAGTTTTTAGGGTTCCGTCTTAAGGCACATCGGAAGCAGACGAATAAAAGAACTCTTTATGTTGCCCGATCACATATGACTAAAAAATCACTTGATAATGCACAAATAAAGCTCAAACAGGCAATAAAGGTAATTCAGAAACACCAATCGCCTGAAAATGTTTGGCGATTAAATACGGTAATAATGGGAATACAGAATTATTATTCCGCAGCATCGCACATCACATTAGACTTAAATAAGCTGAGCGGTCGTCTTAATAAAGCGTTATTCAATCGTTTAAACGAAATGAGGAAAGAAGCATCGTTTCAGGAACTCACAAAAACCTTACAGAAACGGTATAAGGGTTATGAATGTAAACTTTATAAAATAAAAGGAATGGTACTTGTCCCAATCCATGCCCAACGTTGTAAGGTGAACCTTAATTTTTCTCAATCTATCTGTAACTACACTACCGTAGGTAGAAATAAAATCCACCAAAGTTTGCGGGCAATTAATAAACAAGTTTTCGATTATGTGATTAAACAATATATACCTAACCGTTCCATAGAATATAATGATAATCGGATTAGTCGCTTTATTGCGCAATACGGGAAATGTGCCATTACAGGAATTGAATTAGGACGAGATGACTGGCACTGTCATCATAAAACGCCGTTCCATCTTACACAAGATGATTCATACGGAAATTTAATGATAATACATCAACCTGTTCATCGTCTCATTCATATGAGAAATCCAGAAAAAATACATTTGCTTTTAAACGTACTCAAGTTAGATGAAAAGCAAATAAAAAAGGTTAATGAATTGCGTGAGCAATGTCTGAACGATGCAATCTGA
- a CDS encoding anti sigma factor C-terminal domain-containing protein — translation MTENKKEKELNDLFGGNSVRNIAGTVKKARRKTILRNIVITLLVVLFLGITLSFSWLFIIRGSQDKALRDIELFSQITNPNVEELGSQNISNGVFEGILTFNRYKEIEGIPVDWSNYVMTYSLFGGVSPFTGDHSPLQIEDKDDGLVRYYDRETKQRMMNFYHPDVEYSPIRNDLNILKNFTDDTLVELGVSFNQKYTPEEVRKLIPKNLTLKWYWVDTYSEKDIEWLNRVSDHSTELATQIYGFATNPIDSSMSEENFITNVQLGLNYKNGKYFGEFNRIANNLQGDSDEIVEENIGIIGGVITGTASDLAELKDLEMIRASVLGVTIKPD, via the coding sequence ATGACAGAGAATAAAAAGGAAAAGGAATTGAACGATTTATTTGGGGGGAATTCGGTAAGGAATATTGCTGGGACAGTGAAAAAGGCAAGAAGAAAAACCATTCTACGCAATATCGTGATTACATTATTAGTGGTACTTTTCCTTGGTATTACTTTAAGTTTTTCTTGGCTATTTATTATAAGAGGGAGTCAAGACAAAGCATTGCGCGATATTGAATTATTTAGTCAAATTACCAATCCAAACGTCGAGGAATTGGGAAGCCAGAATATATCAAATGGTGTGTTTGAGGGAATTTTAACTTTTAATCGATACAAAGAGATTGAGGGAATTCCAGTAGATTGGAGTAATTATGTGATGACGTATAGCCTGTTTGGGGGAGTAAGTCCTTTTACAGGTGATCATTCTCCATTACAGATTGAAGATAAAGATGATGGACTCGTAAGGTACTACGACCGTGAGACAAAGCAAAGGATGATGAATTTTTATCATCCGGATGTAGAGTACAGTCCAATTCGTAATGACTTAAATATCTTAAAAAATTTTACAGATGACACTTTGGTCGAACTAGGGGTTTCATTTAACCAAAAATACACGCCGGAAGAGGTACGTAAATTAATTCCAAAGAATCTAACACTTAAATGGTACTGGGTAGATACTTATTCAGAAAAAGACATTGAATGGTTAAACAGGGTAAGTGATCATTCAACTGAACTAGCTACTCAAATTTATGGGTTTGCAACAAACCCTATTGATTCTTCAATGAGTGAGGAAAATTTTATTACAAATGTACAATTGGGTTTAAACTATAAAAACGGAAAATACTTCGGGGAATTTAATCGTATAGCCAATAACCTTCAAGGAGATTCTGATGAAATTGTCGAAGAAAATATTGGGATCATAGGTGGTGTGATCACGGGAACAGCTTCGGATTTAGCCGAGTTAAAGGACCTGGAAATGATTCGAGCATCTGTACTAGGCGTCACAATTAAACCAGACTGA
- a CDS encoding RNA polymerase sigma factor — MSRQEELYLVLQEKSAIIFKYLIKNGANPRDAEDIIQEALYKFILYIDSVAPNKAYSWLFRVAINEYYDLYRKQQKEVNVPFEGFEFVDDSFLPEDYVQQTEMKKEIHNILNRLSPLHKQLLLLKYMLGLSYKEIAEMLDLNPGTLKTYLYRARQNFKKLYVEEKEKYDRE, encoded by the coding sequence TTGAGTAGGCAGGAGGAACTGTACTTAGTTTTACAAGAAAAATCAGCAATTATTTTTAAGTATTTAATTAAAAACGGCGCAAACCCCCGGGATGCTGAAGATATTATCCAAGAAGCCTTATATAAATTTATTTTATATATTGATTCAGTTGCCCCAAACAAAGCTTATAGTTGGCTATTTCGAGTAGCAATTAATGAGTACTATGATTTATATCGGAAGCAGCAAAAAGAAGTTAATGTACCTTTTGAAGGCTTTGAGTTTGTAGACGATTCATTTTTACCAGAAGACTATGTTCAACAGACAGAAATGAAAAAAGAAATTCATAACATACTGAATCGGCTTTCCCCCTTACATAAACAATTACTCCTGTTGAAGTATATGCTTGGATTAAGTTACAAAGAAATTGCTGAGATGCTTGATTTAAATCCTGGAACGTTGAAAACATATTTATATCGGGCAAGACAAAATTTTAAAAAACTCTATGTAGAGGAGAAGGAAAAATATGACAGAGAATAA
- a CDS encoding DUF3221 domain-containing protein, with protein sequence MRFLIAISMMFFLMGCSGMNSADQLDDDSDGLTAYHEDKYFDAFVLSKGINTFTVVDDIDNKSGEMIVSMAEETDKSSVRTLKKNDKVRIWYDLILESYPAKTRAYRVEVLEE encoded by the coding sequence GTGAGGTTTTTGATTGCGATTAGCATGATGTTTTTTCTAATGGGTTGTTCAGGTATGAATTCTGCAGATCAATTGGATGATGATTCGGATGGTTTAACAGCCTATCATGAGGATAAATATTTCGATGCATTCGTACTCTCAAAAGGAATCAACACTTTTACGGTTGTCGATGATATAGACAATAAAAGTGGGGAAATGATTGTCTCAATGGCGGAGGAAACAGATAAATCTAGTGTAAGAACGCTAAAGAAAAATGATAAAGTTAGAATTTGGTATGATTTAATTTTAGAATCTTATCCTGCTAAAACGAGGGCATATCGTGTAGAGGTGCTTGAGGAATGA
- a CDS encoding proline dehydrogenase family protein, translating into MTIVRDFFIGLSQNELLNSAAKKYGLKMGAQSVVAGTNVAETMESIKKLNAQGMSCTIDNLGEFVFEKDEALEAKGNILEVIEAIHTHEVDAHISLKPSQLGLDIDYDFCFENLEAIVSAAHNYGIFVNFDMEDYPRLQASFDIVEELSKKYDNVGTVIQAYFYRAEEDLNKYKDFRLRIVKGAYKESDEVAYQDKADIDANYIKLIEWHLLNGKFTSIATHDHHVINHVKQFVKNHSISNDKFEFQMLYGFRTDMQQELVREGYNFCTYVPFGNDWYGYFMRRLAERPQNLNLVAKQVFNKKTNTMIGLAAGAFILGRLTKKDK; encoded by the coding sequence ATGACTATCGTAAGAGATTTCTTTATCGGGTTATCCCAAAATGAACTATTAAACAGTGCTGCTAAGAAGTATGGCTTAAAGATGGGTGCACAAAGCGTCGTTGCTGGGACGAATGTTGCTGAAACAATGGAAAGTATTAAAAAGCTAAATGCACAAGGAATGTCCTGTACGATTGATAACCTTGGCGAGTTTGTTTTTGAAAAAGATGAAGCATTAGAAGCAAAAGGTAATATACTAGAAGTCATTGAAGCGATCCACACGCATGAAGTCGATGCGCATATTTCATTAAAACCATCACAACTCGGTTTGGATATTGATTATGATTTTTGTTTTGAGAATTTAGAAGCAATTGTAAGCGCTGCCCATAACTATGGTATTTTCGTTAATTTTGATATGGAAGACTACCCACGTTTACAAGCATCATTTGATATTGTCGAAGAACTTTCGAAAAAATACGATAACGTTGGTACGGTTATTCAAGCATATTTTTACCGTGCAGAGGAAGACCTCAATAAATATAAAGACTTTCGTTTACGTATTGTAAAAGGTGCGTACAAAGAGTCTGATGAAGTAGCATATCAAGACAAAGCGGATATCGATGCGAACTACATAAAACTGATTGAGTGGCATTTATTAAATGGCAAATTTACATCGATTGCAACACATGACCATCATGTCATTAATCATGTAAAACAGTTTGTTAAAAATCATAGTATTTCGAACGATAAGTTTGAATTCCAAATGCTGTACGGATTTAGAACAGATATGCAACAGGAACTTGTAAGAGAAGGTTACAACTTCTGTACATATGTTCCATTTGGGAATGACTGGTATGGCTATTTCATGCGTCGTCTTGCAGAACGCCCGCAAAACTTAAACCTAGTTGCAAAGCAAGTGTTTAATAAGAAAACGAATACAATGATTGGCCTTGCCGCGGGGGCGTTCATTTTAGGTCGCCTTACTAAAAAAGATAAATAA
- the istB gene encoding IS21-like element helper ATPase IstB codes for MNTQIQEYAKRLKLSWIRENYHEIKATSNEEYLLQLFENEIQQREERKVNLLLKPATFPKVGGNPFDWKDIILNQELDKEYLLTGRFMEQQENLIFYGGVGTGKTYLSTLIGLNAIQKYGKSVKFYTVASLVNRLLDANEKGTLNRLFKQIEKLDLLILDELGYIPLHKQGAELLFQVISMCYEAKSIIITTNLQFGQWNHVFGDPILTEAVIDRLIHHSHLIVFNGESHRYKESIIQR; via the coding sequence TTGAATACACAGATTCAGGAGTATGCCAAGCGATTGAAGTTGAGTTGGATAAGGGAAAATTATCACGAGATTAAAGCTACCTCAAATGAGGAATACCTATTACAGCTTTTTGAAAATGAAATCCAACAACGGGAAGAACGTAAAGTCAATCTATTACTAAAACCAGCAACGTTTCCGAAAGTTGGTGGCAATCCTTTCGACTGGAAGGATATTATTTTGAATCAGGAATTGGACAAGGAGTATTTATTAACCGGAAGGTTTATGGAACAACAGGAGAATCTGATTTTTTACGGTGGTGTTGGTACTGGAAAAACTTATTTATCAACGCTTATCGGGCTAAATGCCATACAAAAGTATGGCAAGTCCGTTAAATTCTATACTGTGGCATCGTTAGTGAATCGTTTACTCGACGCAAACGAAAAAGGCACACTGAATCGACTTTTTAAGCAAATTGAAAAATTAGACCTTTTGATTTTGGATGAACTAGGTTATATCCCTTTACATAAACAAGGGGCAGAACTACTATTTCAGGTCATTTCAATGTGTTACGAAGCTAAAAGCATTATTATCACTACTAACCTTCAGTTTGGTCAGTGGAATCATGTGTTTGGCGATCCAATTTTAACTGAAGCAGTCATTGATCGACTAATCCATCATTCACATTTAATTGTGTTTAATGGCGAAAGTCATCGATATAAAGAATCAATTATTCAAAGGTAA
- a CDS encoding TraX family protein yields MTNTKLKIIALITMLIDHIGQFIPNTPDWFHWIGRIAIPIFIYALVIGYQHTSNRKNYIIRLYLFSFGMAVLNLIFNIIFNETQMYITNNFFAPLFLIVMIIYLLEKKQSKYVFYLIVWQVLALFLSVLFVEVLSLDLTSDTTINYQFFGSAFGSILFVEGGPLFVLLGLFLYLARKKISGIVIVYCLFSLFCYIAYVKWGQRPDAPYIYLVQFARYQWIMIAALPFILLYNGKRGAGLKHFFYIFYPGHILILYLIGIYLK; encoded by the coding sequence ATGACAAATACAAAACTTAAAATCATTGCATTAATAACAATGCTCATTGATCATATTGGTCAATTTATTCCTAATACGCCTGATTGGTTTCATTGGATAGGCAGAATAGCAATTCCAATTTTTATTTATGCTTTAGTTATAGGCTATCAACATACTTCAAACAGAAAAAATTACATCATTCGTTTGTACCTTTTTAGTTTTGGAATGGCAGTATTAAATCTTATTTTCAACATTATTTTTAACGAAACCCAAATGTATATAACAAACAATTTTTTTGCACCACTTTTTTTAATTGTGATGATAATTTATCTGTTAGAAAAAAAGCAAAGCAAATATGTATTTTATCTTATCGTTTGGCAGGTACTAGCTTTGTTTCTAAGTGTGTTATTTGTAGAAGTATTAAGTTTAGACTTGACTAGTGATACTACAATCAATTATCAATTTTTTGGATCTGCATTCGGTAGCATTCTCTTCGTAGAAGGTGGTCCACTATTTGTACTTCTTGGCTTATTTCTTTATCTAGCCAGAAAAAAAATAAGCGGCATTGTTATCGTCTATTGCTTGTTTTCCTTGTTTTGTTATATAGCTTACGTTAAATGGGGTCAGAGACCAGATGCCCCTTATATTTATTTAGTTCAATTTGCAAGATATCAATGGATTATGATTGCTGCATTACCGTTTATCCTGCTTTATAACGGAAAAAGGGGAGCCGGTTTAAAACACTTTTTTTATATTTTTTATCCAGGACACATCTTAATCTTATATTTGATTGGAATCTATTTAAAGTGA
- the istA gene encoding IS21 family transposase, translating into MLAVAEINYIRHEANRKDCSYAYIARRIGRDPRTVKKYAEKEDFNPEIKPKQNRPSPVMDPVKHIVDEWLLEDFKKKKKFRRTAKRIWEQLKEKFNFTGSDRTVRNYVANRKIELLDEASQAALPLDNKPGAAQVDFGEAPFQYQGEEIVLPYLVLSYPYSNAFYFQVFPSQNKECFLEGLKRIFHYTGSVPRTIRFDNLSPAVKKILPNGERQLTEDFQNFVLHYGFDYEFCNPNSGNEKGHVEAMVKYVRNNFLLPSLHVMDLDELNKGLWEKSENDRERKHYEKETLISQLFEEDQKASLILPSKEYRCVRYETLKADKYGYIRIEKNSYSTSPRFALNKVVVRISYNKIDILTDEHQLVVSHSRLYGQYRKSMKWQPYLNLMAKRPLALKYTSFYDQLPSEWQTYLDACTVSEKQEALKFLSSVLKNHQFEKVTESLIIASEYGHPSIESIKQVFYQLINGRGIREEVQFKKALPSMPEISRGLAHYDQLMEGAGIN; encoded by the coding sequence ATGTTGGCAGTGGCCGAAATTAATTATATCAGACATGAAGCGAATAGAAAAGATTGCAGTTATGCATATATTGCAAGAAGAATAGGTAGAGACCCTAGAACAGTTAAGAAATACGCGGAGAAGGAAGACTTTAATCCAGAAATCAAACCTAAACAAAATAGACCTTCCCCCGTCATGGATCCTGTTAAACATATTGTAGACGAATGGTTATTAGAAGACTTCAAGAAGAAGAAAAAGTTTCGTAGGACAGCCAAAAGAATATGGGAACAATTGAAGGAGAAATTTAATTTTACAGGCTCGGATCGGACAGTCCGCAACTACGTTGCTAATCGAAAAATTGAATTGCTTGATGAAGCTAGTCAAGCAGCTTTACCATTGGACAATAAGCCTGGTGCTGCACAAGTAGACTTTGGAGAAGCTCCTTTCCAATACCAAGGAGAAGAAATAGTTTTACCATACTTAGTGCTATCTTACCCTTATAGTAATGCGTTCTATTTTCAAGTATTTCCTTCTCAAAATAAGGAATGTTTCTTAGAGGGGCTAAAGAGAATTTTCCATTACACTGGTAGTGTACCGAGAACGATTAGATTTGATAATCTTTCGCCAGCTGTTAAAAAGATACTGCCGAATGGTGAACGGCAATTAACCGAGGACTTTCAAAACTTCGTTCTTCATTATGGATTTGATTATGAATTTTGTAATCCCAATAGCGGTAATGAAAAAGGACATGTAGAAGCGATGGTGAAGTATGTTAGGAATAACTTTTTACTTCCAAGCCTGCATGTGATGGATTTGGATGAGCTTAATAAGGGTCTATGGGAGAAATCAGAGAATGACCGTGAACGGAAACATTACGAAAAGGAAACCCTAATATCCCAGTTGTTTGAAGAAGATCAAAAAGCAAGTTTGATTCTTCCAAGCAAAGAATATCGTTGTGTAAGATACGAAACTTTGAAAGCCGATAAATATGGTTACATTAGAATTGAGAAAAACTCATATTCTACCTCACCAAGATTTGCATTAAATAAGGTAGTAGTTAGAATCTCTTACAATAAAATCGACATCCTTACGGATGAGCATCAATTAGTAGTAAGCCATTCGCGGCTATATGGACAGTACAGGAAGTCAATGAAATGGCAGCCGTACTTGAACTTGATGGCCAAACGCCCTTTGGCACTTAAATACACGAGTTTTTATGATCAGCTGCCATCTGAATGGCAAACATATCTTGATGCTTGTACAGTTTCTGAAAAGCAAGAAGCACTTAAGTTTTTGTCATCTGTGCTGAAAAATCATCAGTTTGAAAAAGTTACGGAATCATTAATCATAGCTTCCGAGTATGGTCATCCTTCTATAGAATCTATTAAACAAGTATTTTACCAACTTATTAATGGGCGTGGCATTCGAGAAGAAGTACAATTTAAAAAGGCTTTGCCAAGTATGCCCGAAATTTCAAGGGGACTGGCGCACTACGACCAGCTTATGGAAGGAGCTGGGATTAATTGA
- a CDS encoding leucyl aminopeptidase family protein has translation MSSNVKVIFQSNSLIEDNEIVKNYVENSPSAHCSVLLEGTHYIVIKEKSSYTTEKIRSIAGGIARDLSSRKVVTALISATDLIDEFENIEKADVLTAFVEGWELGAYQFVTYKPSAESFKTALDFEEGDDVESAVTAGKIRAESMAFSRDLMNEVSNVLNPQTFPEVLKKQFEGTDVEVNVLDKAKIEEMEMNGVLTVGRGSQYDPSFVELVYKGDETKPLVALVGKGVTFDTGGISLKSGRDLSDMRMDMGGAAAVAGAMTLLAKSEAKVNVVVLIPMVENAPDNTSVYPGEVISYKNGKTVQVGNTDAEGRLILADALIRAGELNAEYIINIATLTGAVVNALGTELGGVFGDEELAAEIKKIGDQNGDYVWPMPLVEAYDSSLDSDYADMNNISSLSSAGSITAGLFLRRFVPENSKWLHVDMAGVMEKNKASGYYAKSATGYGARLLADFTTFVSK, from the coding sequence ATGTCAAGCAACGTAAAAGTAATTTTTCAATCGAACTCACTTATTGAAGACAATGAAATAGTCAAAAACTATGTGGAAAATAGTCCTTCTGCACATTGTTCAGTTTTATTAGAAGGCACACACTACATTGTGATTAAAGAAAAATCCTCCTATACAACAGAGAAAATTCGTTCCATTGCGGGGGGAATTGCAAGAGATTTGAGCAGTCGGAAAGTAGTCACTGCGTTAATTTCAGCGACAGATCTAATTGATGAATTTGAAAATATAGAGAAAGCAGACGTTCTTACTGCTTTCGTTGAAGGTTGGGAGTTAGGAGCCTATCAATTTGTCACATATAAACCAAGTGCTGAATCATTTAAAACAGCATTAGACTTTGAAGAAGGTGACGATGTTGAATCCGCGGTTACGGCAGGTAAAATTCGTGCGGAATCAATGGCTTTCTCACGTGATCTAATGAATGAAGTATCAAACGTCTTAAATCCACAAACATTTCCAGAAGTATTAAAAAAGCAATTTGAAGGCACAGATGTTGAAGTAAATGTGCTAGATAAAGCGAAAATCGAAGAAATGGAAATGAATGGTGTTTTAACAGTTGGACGAGGCAGTCAATATGATCCATCTTTCGTTGAACTTGTGTACAAAGGTGATGAAACAAAACCGCTCGTTGCACTAGTTGGAAAAGGAGTTACGTTCGATACTGGTGGCATTAGCCTGAAGAGCGGAAGAGATTTAAGTGATATGCGTATGGATATGGGCGGGGCAGCAGCGGTTGCTGGTGCGATGACGTTACTTGCAAAGTCAGAAGCGAAAGTAAATGTCGTTGTCTTAATTCCAATGGTTGAAAATGCGCCGGATAATACGTCTGTATATCCTGGTGAAGTAATCTCTTATAAGAATGGTAAAACAGTGCAAGTTGGGAACACGGATGCAGAAGGGCGCCTCATTTTAGCAGATGCATTAATTCGCGCGGGTGAATTGAATGCGGAGTACATCATCAATATTGCGACGTTAACAGGTGCTGTTGTAAACGCACTTGGCACAGAATTAGGCGGAGTCTTTGGTGACGAAGAACTTGCTGCAGAAATAAAAAAAATCGGCGATCAAAACGGCGATTATGTATGGCCAATGCCGCTAGTTGAAGCGTATGACAGTTCATTGGATAGCGATTATGCAGATATGAACAATATTAGTTCATTAAGTAGCGCGGGTTCAATTACTGCTGGTTTATTCCTTCGTCGTTTTGTTCCGGAAAATAGTAAGTGGTTGCACGTCGATATGGCGGGTGTAATGGAAAAGAATAAAGCATCCGGCTATTATGCAAAATCGGCAACAGGTTATGGTGCGCGTCTGTTAGCTGATTTTACGACATTTGTATCTAAGTAA
- a CDS encoding type III polyketide synthase, which produces MPTILSVNTVNPPFAIKQTDAVELTRTLFKDKFKNIERLLKVFDNGEINNRYLCMPIDWFKHEHDFEERNHLYIEHAVHFGVQAIQKCLEDNRLQRTIHPSEIDAIFYISSSGIATPSIEARIMNKLPFRDDTKRIPIWGLGCAGGAAGVSRAYEFCRAFPTANVLVLSIEFCSLTFQKEDYSKSNLVGASLFADGIACALISGEQSTIKTRHASPKIIGTASKFMPHSEGVMGWHVKNSGFHVIFSKSIPSIITKWLGPFVHEFLDDYELTNDDITHFIAHPGGKKVLEAYENALHFPPSKTNISREILSEHGNMSSPTILYVLERFIENEPASQDYGLMAALGPGFCGELLLLKWE; this is translated from the coding sequence ATGCCAACTATACTATCGGTCAATACTGTCAATCCGCCCTTCGCCATTAAGCAAACTGATGCTGTCGAATTAACACGTACCCTGTTTAAAGACAAGTTTAAAAATATTGAACGGCTATTAAAAGTCTTTGATAACGGTGAAATTAACAATCGTTATCTATGTATGCCAATTGATTGGTTTAAACATGAACATGACTTTGAAGAACGAAATCATTTGTATATCGAACACGCTGTACATTTTGGTGTCCAAGCGATTCAAAAATGTCTAGAAGATAACCGCTTACAAAGAACTATTCATCCTTCGGAAATAGATGCCATTTTTTATATTTCCAGTAGCGGCATTGCAACACCTAGTATCGAAGCCCGAATCATGAATAAACTACCATTTCGTGATGATACGAAACGTATCCCAATTTGGGGACTTGGCTGTGCGGGTGGTGCCGCTGGTGTAAGTCGAGCCTACGAATTTTGCCGTGCTTTCCCTACTGCAAATGTTCTCGTGTTATCAATAGAGTTTTGTAGCTTAACTTTCCAAAAAGAGGATTACTCAAAAAGCAATCTCGTCGGGGCCTCGTTGTTTGCAGATGGTATCGCATGCGCACTAATTTCAGGTGAACAATCTACTATTAAAACTCGTCACGCGTCTCCTAAAATAATTGGCACAGCTTCAAAATTCATGCCCCACTCTGAAGGTGTGATGGGATGGCATGTTAAAAACAGTGGTTTTCACGTGATCTTTTCTAAGAGCATACCAAGCATTATTACAAAATGGCTCGGACCTTTTGTACATGAATTTCTTGACGATTACGAATTAACAAATGACGACATTACGCATTTCATCGCTCATCCAGGCGGAAAAAAAGTGCTAGAAGCATATGAAAATGCGCTTCATTTTCCACCGTCAAAAACAAACATTTCTCGAGAAATATTAAGTGAACATGGAAATATGTCATCTCCTACAATTCTATATGTACTAGAACGCTTTATCGAAAACGAACCGGCTTCTCAAGACTACGGTTTAATGGCAGCGCTAGGGCCCGGTTTTTGTGGCGAACTATTATTATTAAAATGGGAATGA
- a CDS encoding YaiI/YqxD family protein — protein MPAIFVDADACPVVNETIQVAREFNMNCTLICDTAHEIHREGAETIIVSKGADAVDFVLVNRVRKNDIVITQDYGLAAMVLAKQGHPIDQNGRLYTEENIDQLLYARHQAQKIRMSGGRLRGPKKRSKENNIRFAKSLTQLCERLLEHDK, from the coding sequence ATGCCTGCAATATTCGTAGACGCGGATGCCTGTCCTGTTGTTAATGAAACAATTCAAGTGGCCCGTGAATTTAATATGAATTGTACGTTAATATGCGATACTGCGCATGAAATTCATCGAGAAGGCGCCGAAACCATTATCGTTTCTAAAGGGGCGGATGCAGTCGATTTTGTCCTCGTGAATCGCGTGCGAAAAAATGATATTGTCATCACCCAAGATTATGGATTAGCAGCAATGGTACTAGCCAAACAAGGACATCCTATTGATCAAAATGGCCGACTGTATACGGAAGAAAATATTGACCAACTGCTCTATGCACGCCATCAAGCACAAAAAATCCGAATGAGCGGTGGTCGATTACGCGGACCCAAAAAGCGCTCGAAAGAAAACAATATTCGATTTGCAAAAAGTTTGACGCAACTTTGCGAACGGCTATTGGAACATGATAAATAA